One window of the Colletotrichum lupini chromosome 9, complete sequence genome contains the following:
- a CDS encoding glycosyl hydrolase family 76 → MVASLASAASAALLLVGSLPAVNAQYTIDTTDNIKKSAKMLAYDLIKQYKGNQTGEIPGILPGPPTEHKGDYYWWEGGAMMGTYIDYWKLTGDSAYNDLVMQGMLHQTGPNADYMPPNHTASLGNDDQGFWGMSAMLAAENKFPNPPEEKPQWLALAQAVWTTQASPDRHDDTCGGGLRWQVPFSNAGYNYKNTIANGCFFNIGARLARYTNNDTYAQHAEKTWDWLWAVNYIDHESWNVYDGGHVEHNCTDVNKQQFSYNAAILTQGAAFMYNYTNGSDVWKGRIEKMTESLFLNFFPNNTAYELACEGRKGQCTADMLSFKGYVHRWMSVVTQVAPFMKDKILPVLKESTQHAVNQCTGGAEGRTCGFYWNEQVYVDPAVDKTSGAGEVMNVLAAVSSLLIEDTAPPVTNSTGGISAGDPDAGSKSKDNIEPEPITTADKAGAGILTFIVLAGGLGTWGWMSLGD, encoded by the exons ATGGTCGCTTCACTCGCTTCTGCCGCTTCGGCGGCACTCTTGCTCGTCGGCAGCCTCCCCGCCGTCAACGCGCAGTACACCATCGACACAACTG ACAACATAAAAAAGTCGGCAAAAATGCTCGCATACGACCTTATCAAACAGTACAAGGGCAACCAGACCGGCGAGATCCCCGGTATTTTACCTGGCCCGCCAACCGAGCACAAGGGCGACTACTACTGGTGGGAAGGAGGCGCCATGATGGGCACTTACATCGACTACTGGAAGCTGACGGGCGACTCGGCCTACAACGACCTCGTCATGCAGGGCATGCTTCACCAGACCGGCCCCAATGCCGATTACATGCCGCCAAACCACACCGCATCGCTGGGTAACGACGACCAAGGCTTCTGGGGCATGTCCGCCATGTTGGCCGCAGAGAACAAGTTCCCGAACCCGCCCGAAGAGAAGCCTCAGTGGCTGGCACTGGCGCAGGCCGTGTGGACGACGCAAGCTAGCCCCGATCGCCACGACGATACCTGCGGTGGAGGTCTGAGATGGCAGGTGCCTTTTTCCAATGCTGGATACAACTACAAGAACA CCATCGCAAACGGATGTTTCTTCAACATTGGCGCCCGCCTCGCCAGATACACCAACAACGACACGTACGCGCAGCACGCCGAGAAAACCTGGGACTGGCTCTGGGCCGTCAACTACATTGACCACGAGTCCTGGAACGTTTACGACGGCGGCCACGTCGAGCACAACTGCACCGACGTCAACAAGCAGCAATTCTCTTACAACGCGGCCATTCTCACGCAGGGCGCCGCCTTCATGTACAACTAC ACCAACGGTTCCGACGTCTGGAAAGGCCGCATCGAAAAGATGACAGAGTCCCTCTTCCTCAACTTCTTCCCCAACAACACCGCCTACGAGCTGGCCTGCGAGGGCCGCAAGGGCCAGTGCACCGCCGACATGTTGTCCTTCAAGGGCTACGTCCACCGCTGGATGTCCGTCGTCACGCAGGTCGCCCCCTTCATGAAGGACAAGATTCTGCCCGTCCTCAAGGAGTCGACGCAGCACGCCGTCAATCAGTGCACGGGCGGCGCCGAGGGTCGCACCTGCGGCTTCTACTGGAACGAGCAAGTCTATGTCGACCCGGCCGTCGACAAGACCTCTGGTGCCGGTGAGGTCATGAACGTCTTGGCTGCTGTGTCGAGTCTTCTTATCGAGGATACTGCGCCGCCTGTGACGAATTCGACGGGTGGTATTTCAGCGGGTGATCCTGATGCAGGAAGCAAGAGTAAGGATAACATTGAGCCGGAGCCTATCACGACGGCGGATAAGGCTGGCGCGGGTATCCTGACGTTCATCGTCCTTGCTGGTGGCTTGGGTACGTGGGGATGGATGAGTCTGGGTGACTGA
- a CDS encoding laccase TilA yields the protein LPVVLRTGYLDNRSPTREERRKRGQVGHRKEECWVVFRVISSASLRTRKTVMAALTKCAILSLLAGVSLTAQTRRYNFTITNKWDVGDGHGRPVFAINNETPGPLIEAEEGDEVGVFLDNQLAFETTMHWHGIYQIDRPWNDRVPGVTQYSIQPRDTYTYRFTVQQQYGSYFYHGHFGPAFADGMRGPIWIAPAAWRPRPYELISSSPRDIEGMKRAEEHPKHVVISDWNAEPMDILLIMYRDAGIVPWCSNSIVLNGKGRTVCHPRELLDSVGGPGRNSLGCLPQNGQKEFANEQTCQPTFADLEIFEANSGEEWIWINFIHSGAHHELQISVDEHEFYVVAADGEFVHPQKVHAANCNLGERISILVRLNQKPGDYAIRLTSLRPEQVIQGFGVLRYADQGSELKQKIPNTKPWVHLNGTLISSSSVAMDETKLAPYPVRAPPPKADNSIKFFVNMTGPSSWALNIGPHQAFRQQLPPLLWDEESRGETTYGDNTQGGALQNGTVVDIIFENGANVTSQHPFHKHNNKAFVIGTGTGGFPWPTVEDAIREGGMAKHFNLINPPNRDGCRLGNSTGDWTVIRYEIAFPAASMLHCHMIHHFAAGQQVVLLEGVESMAKIPAEMKDRVHSDFTPPLRYGPLD from the exons CTCCCCGTTGTCCTTCGGACC GGGTACCTGGACAACAGGAGTCCGACCCGGGAAGAACGCCGTAAAAGAGGACAAGTTGGTCACCGTAAAGAGGAGTGTTGGGTAGTCTTTCGAGTGATTTCCTCTGCTTCTCTTCGCACCAGGAAGACAGTCATGGCAGCTCTTACGAAGTGTGCAATCTTGTCTTTGCTCGCCGGTGTGAGCCTGACAGCTCAGACGAGGCGGTATAATTTTACCATTACAAACAAATGGGATGTTGGGGACGGACATGGCCGGCCTGTCTTTGCTATCAACAATGAGACACCAGGGCCCCTCATCGAAGCGGAGGAAGGCGACGAAGTTGGGGTGTTCTTGGACAACCAGCTCGCCTTTGAAACGACCATGCATTG GCATGGCATCTACCAAATCGACCGGCCCTGGAATGATAGAGTCCCTGGCGTGACACAGTACTCCATCCAACCTCGAGATACCTACACGTACCGCTTCACAGTTCAGCAACAGTATGGAAGCTATTTCTATCATGGCCATTTCGGACCTGCGTTTGCCGATGGCATGCGAGGGCCGATATGGATTGCACCTGCAGCATGGAGACCAAGACCTTACGAGCTGATATCATCCTCGCCAAGGGACATTGAGGGCATGAAGCGAGCTGAGGAGCATCCCAAGCACGTCGTTATTAGTGACTGGAATGCCGAGCCCATGGACATCTTGCTGATTATGTACCGGGATGCTGGTATCGTTCCATGGTGCAGCAACTCAATCGTTCTCAACGGCAAGGGAAGGACGGTGTGCCATCCAAGGGAACTGCTTGATTCTGTGGGTGGCCCAGGAAGAAACTCTCTTGGCTGTCTACCTCAAAATGGTCAGAAGGAATTTGCAAACGAACAGACTTGCCAGCCGACCTTTGCTGATCTAGAGATCTTCGAAGCTAACAGCGGCGAAGAATGGATCTGGATCAACTTCATTCATTCTGGAGCGCACCACGAGCTACAAATCAGCGTGGATGAGCATGAGTTCTACGTCGTCGCCGCTGATGGAGAGTTTGTGCATCCTCAGAAGGTCCATGCTGCCAATTGCAATCTTGGAGAGCGCATTAG CATTCTCGTACGCCTCAACCAGAAGCCTGGGGACTATGCCATAAGATTGACATCGCTTCGTCCAGAGCAGGTCATTCAGGGCTTCGGAGTTCTCCGCTATGCTGACCAAGGCAGCGAATTGAAGCAAAAGATCCCTAATACGAAGCCTTGGGTTCACCTCAACGGAACCCTGATCTCGTCATCATCTGTAGCCATGGACGAGACTAAGCTTGCACCCTATCCAGTGCGGGCTCCTCCACCCAAGGCAGATAACAGCATCAAATTCTTCGTCAACATGACGGGCCCCAGTAGTTGGGCCTTGAACATCGGTCCTCATCAGGCGTTCCGTCAACAGCTTCCACCCTTGCTGTGGGATGAGGAATCACGTGGCGAGACAACCTACGGAGACAACACACAAGGTGGTGCACTTCAGAATGGCACCGTTGTGGACATCATCTTCGAGAACGGCGCCAATGTCACATCTCAACATCCATTCCACAAGCACAACAACAAGGCTTTCGTCATCGGCACAGGGACTGGTGGCTTCCCGTGGCCAACAGTCGAGGATGCAATTCGCGAGGGCGGCATGGCGAAGCACTTTAATCTCATTAACCCACCCAATCGAGATGGCTGCAGACTTGGAAATAGCACTGGGGACTGGACAGTCATTCGCTACGAGATCGCTTTCCCTGCCGCTAGTATGCTTCATTGCCATATGATTCATCATTTTGCC GCTGGGCAGCAGGTCGTGCTCCTTGAGGGGGTCGAATCCATGGCCAAGATCCCCGCAGAAATGAAAGACAGAGTGCATTCAGACTTCACACCACCACTTCGGTACGGCCCATTGGATTGA